From the Calonectris borealis chromosome 12, bCalBor7.hap1.2, whole genome shotgun sequence genome, one window contains:
- the DHODH gene encoding dihydroorotate dehydrogenase (quinone), mitochondrial isoform X2 codes for MAAPLRGRLRALAAALGGCGLLLGSALAAGDERLYAAAVMPALRALPPEAAHGLALRAAALGLLPPARPDGPALEVRVLGQRFCNPVGLAAGFDKQGEAVDGLYKMGFGFVEVGTVTPKPQEGNPRPRVFRLAEDEAVINRYGFNSHGHVAVERRLRARQETQLRLTGAGMPLGVNLGKNKSSTDAASDYVAGVRTLGPLADYLVVNVSSPNTPGLRDLQGKAELRDLLTKVLVERDMLPCERKPAVLVKIAPDLTAQDKQDIASVICELGVDGLIVSNTTVSRPSSLRSRQRTEPGGLSGKPLRELSTQTIREMYSLTQGRVPIIGVGGVSSGRDALEKIRAGASLVQMYTALVYHGPPVVGAVKRELEELLREQGFKNVMEAVGADHWC; via the exons ATGGCGGCGCCGCTGCGC GGACGGCtgcgggcgctggcggcggcgctgggaggctgcgggctgctgctgggctcggCGCTGGCGGCGGGCGACGAGCGGCTCTACGCGGCGGCGGTGATGCCCGCGCTCCGCGCTCTCCCCCCCGAGGCCGCCCACGGCCTGGCCCTGCGCGCCGCCGCCCTCGggctgctgccgcccgcccgTCCCGACGGCCCCGCGCTG gAGGTGCGAGTCCTTGGGCAGCGGTTCTGCAACCCGGTGGGCCTGGCGGCTGGCTTCGACAAGCAGGGCGAGGCGGTGGACGGGCTGTACAAGATGGGTTTTGGCTTTGTGGAAGTAGGGACTGTAACGCCCAAGCCCCAGGAGGGGAACCCCAGACCCAGGGTCTTCCGGCTGGCAGAGGACGAGGCAGTCATTAACAG GTATGGATTCAACAGCCACGGCCACGTTGcagtggagcgcaggctgcgggcCCGCCAGGAGACGCAGCTCAGGCTCACTGGTG CGGGGATGCCCCTTGGAGTCAACCTGGGCAAGAACAAGAGCTCTACCGATGCTGCATCTGACTACGTGGCTGGGGTCCGGACGCTGGGCCCTTTGGCTGACTACCTGGTTGTGAATGTGTCCAGCCCGAACACCCCAGGGCTGCGGGATCTGCAGGGCAAGGCTGAACTGCGGGACCTGCTGACCAAG GTGCTGGTGGAGAGGGATATGCTGCCTTGCGAGCGCAAGCCAGCCGTGCTGGTGAAGATTGCCCCTGACCTCACCGCACAGGACAAGCAGGACATCGCTAGCGTCATCTGCGAG CTGGGTGTGGACGGGCTGATTGTCAGCAACACCACCGTGAGCCGCCCCAGCAGCCTCCGGAGCAGGCAGCGCACAGAGCCCGGGGGCCTCAGCGGGAAGCCCCTGCGGGAGCTCTCAACGCAGACCATCAGAGAGATGTACTCCCTCACCCAAG GCCGGGTGCCCATCATCGGGGTGGGTGGGGTGAGCAGCGGGCGCGATGCCCTGGAGAAGATCCGCGCTGGAGCCTCGCTTGTGCAGATGTACACGGCGCTCGTGTACCATGGGCCGCCGGTGGTGGGAGCAGTGAAGCGGGAactggaggagctgctgag GGAGCAGGGGTTCAAGAACGTCATGGAGGCAGTTGGAGCAGATCACTGGTGCTAA